In Aegilops tauschii subsp. strangulata cultivar AL8/78 chromosome 3, Aet v6.0, whole genome shotgun sequence, one genomic interval encodes:
- the LOC141042306 gene encoding uncharacterized protein isoform X1 encodes MGDPAPPAWMAAAARKWLEDAGAIAEDGAGAGDGRRAFNALPLFGVRVSLAERGRAVCSLRVPAHLTVHDADGSWHAGAIAAAVDDVCAAAIMSVEGIIKVSVHYDISYFAPAKHHEEVEMDGRVVDRKGRMTAVTTEVRKKESGELVAIGRQWMTTSRPKGYQGSKL; translated from the exons ATGGGCGACCCGGCGCCGCCCGCGTGGATGGCCGCCGCGGCCCGCAAGTGGCTCGAGGACGCCGGCGCCATCGCGGAggacggcgccggcgccggcgacggCCGCAGGGCTTTTAACGCGCTGCCGCTGTTCGGCGTGCGCGTGTCCCTCGCCGAGCGCGGCCGCGCCGTCTGCTCGCTCCGCGTGCCCGCCCACCTCACGGTACAT GACGCGGACGGGAGCTGGCACGCGGGGGCTATCGCGGCGGCGGTGGACGACGTGTGCGCGGCGGCGATCATGTCGGTGGAGGGCATCATCAAGGTCTCCGTCCACTACGACATCTCCTACTTCGCGCCGGCCAAGCACCAT GAGGAAGTGGAGATGGACGGGCGGGTGGTCGACCGGAAAGGGAGGATGACGGCGGTGACGACGGAGGTCCGGAAGAAGGAGTCCGGCGAGCTGGTGGCGATCGGCCGGCAGTGGATGACCACCTCCAGACCAAAGGGATATCAAGGAAGCAAGCTATGA
- the LOC109738672 gene encoding uncharacterized protein isoform X1, whose protein sequence is MDDAAAEAEALRLRLAAVARKWLEDPRADSAGNITHAASQKGHALNSLVLAGARISLSEHGRVVCSFQVPPPLTDSDGTWHAGALAAAVDNMCSAVVFTVVGAPTATVHYGLSYFSPVACNDEVQLDGRVVGRKGKLTAAVVRVRKMGSGELVAIGRQWMTPAWPTKSNKSRSNL, encoded by the exons ATGGACGACGCGGCGGCGGAGGCCGAAGCGCTGCGGCTCCGGCTGGCCGCCGTCGCCAGGAAGTGGCTGGAGGACCCGCGCGCGGACTCCGCCGGCAACATCACCCACGCGGCCAGCCAAAAGGGGCACGCGCTCAACTCGCTGGTGCTGGCCGGCGCACGCATCTCCCTCTCCGAGCACGGCCGCGTCGTCTGCTCGTTCCAGGTGCCGCCGCCGCTCACC GACTCGGACGGGACGTGGCACGCGGGTgcgctggcggcggcggtggacaaCATGTGCTCGGCGGTGGTCTTCACTGTGGTGGGCGCGCCCACGGCCACCGTCCACTACGGCTTGTCCTACTTCTCGCCTGTCGCGTGCAAC GATGAGGTTCAATTGGACGGGCGGGTGGTGGGCCGGAAAGGGAAGCTGACGGCCGCCGTGGTGCGGGTGCGGAAGATGGGATCCGGCGAGCTGGTGGCGATAGGGAGGCAGTGGATGACACCTGCTTGGCCAACAAAGAGCAACAAAAGCAGGAGCAACCTCTGA
- the LOC109738674 gene encoding uncharacterized protein: protein MTKRKRSEERGCRTARRPRPAQEPKQHLYLLLDDWERGYSIRKVDVEAFDSDTNTPPKRFTEPPVARIEAPHVRSWNFISHASKIFAMKAKEASPAIPAFDTHTMSLTISPWPSCRAGYVTPLLASIGGKLSLFLEDRTEYLADPPPYDSNAPWSWSTINSPLPFYNVQILCYALHPDGRTLFVSAGSRRKNLPSTFSFDAERLEWAHHGNWLLPFAGQAYFDAELEAWVGLARDKESSGYLCSCDVPPVAAKLTSPPSWKLGQDKMFSKDSELHRGAKLVYMGDSKFCLIESLFHKDDQHLRRDPTEMDLWGATSIESEHLLQK, encoded by the coding sequence ATGACGAAGCGGAAGCGCTCAGAGGAGCGGGGCTGCCGCACTGCCAGGCGGCCGCGGCCGGCGCAGGAGCCGAAGCAGCATCTTTACCTGCTGCTGGACGACTGGGAGAGGGGATACAGCATCCGCAAGGTGGACGTCGAAGCTTTCGACTCCGACACCAACACCCCGCCCAAGCGCTTCACCGAGCCGCCGGTCGCCCGCATCGAAGCGCCGCACGTGAGGTCCTGGAACTTCATCTCCCACGCCTCCAAGATCTTCGCCATGAAGGCCAAAGAAGCCAGCCCTGCCATCCCGGCCTTCGACACGCACACGATGAGCCTGACCATCAGCCCGTGGCCTTCCTGCCGTGCGGGCTATGTCACCCCCCTCCTCGCCTCCATCGGCGGCAAGCTCTCCTTGTTCCTGGAGGACCGCACCGAGTACCTTGCCGACCCGCCACCCTACGACAGCAACGCTCCTTGGTCTTGGTCCACCATCAACTCCCCGCTGCCTTTCTACAACGTGCAAATCTTGTGCTATGCCTTGCATCCGGATGGCCGCACCCTCTTCGTGTCCGCCGGCAGCCGGCGCAAGAATCTGCCAAGCACATTCTCCTTCGACGCCGAGCGCCTCGAGTGGGCCCACCATGGTAACTGGCTATTGCCTTTTGCAGGCCAAGCCTACTTCGACGCCGAGTTGGAAGCGTGGGTCGGCCTCGCCCGCGACAAAGAGAGCTCTGGCTACCTCTGTTCCTGCGATGTGCCACCGGTCGCTGCCAAGTTAACGAGCCCTCCGTCTTGGAAGCTCGGCCAGGACAAGATGTTCTCCAAGGATTCAGAGTTGCATCGGGGCGCCAAGCTTGTCTACATGGGTGACAGCAAGTTCTGCCTCATTGAGTCCCTGTTCCACAAGGATGACCAGCATTTGCGCCGTGATCCTACTGAGATGGATCTCTGGGGAGCGACTAGCATAGAATCTGAGCATCTGTTGCAAAAATAG
- the LOC109738672 gene encoding uncharacterized protein isoform X2 — MDDAAAEAEALRLRLAAVARKWLEDPRADSAGNITHAASQKGHALNSLVLAGARISLSEHGRVVCSFQDSDGTWHAGALAAAVDNMCSAVVFTVVGAPTATVHYGLSYFSPVACNDEVQLDGRVVGRKGKLTAAVVRVRKMGSGELVAIGRQWMTPAWPTKSNKSRSNL; from the exons ATGGACGACGCGGCGGCGGAGGCCGAAGCGCTGCGGCTCCGGCTGGCCGCCGTCGCCAGGAAGTGGCTGGAGGACCCGCGCGCGGACTCCGCCGGCAACATCACCCACGCGGCCAGCCAAAAGGGGCACGCGCTCAACTCGCTGGTGCTGGCCGGCGCACGCATCTCCCTCTCCGAGCACGGCCGCGTCGTCTGCTCGTTCCAG GACTCGGACGGGACGTGGCACGCGGGTgcgctggcggcggcggtggacaaCATGTGCTCGGCGGTGGTCTTCACTGTGGTGGGCGCGCCCACGGCCACCGTCCACTACGGCTTGTCCTACTTCTCGCCTGTCGCGTGCAAC GATGAGGTTCAATTGGACGGGCGGGTGGTGGGCCGGAAAGGGAAGCTGACGGCCGCCGTGGTGCGGGTGCGGAAGATGGGATCCGGCGAGCTGGTGGCGATAGGGAGGCAGTGGATGACACCTGCTTGGCCAACAAAGAGCAACAAAAGCAGGAGCAACCTCTGA
- the LOC109738673 gene encoding putative E3 ubiquitin-protein ligase LIN-1 yields the protein MAGPTPTYSAVVAHASAFLAELIADPLLRRHLLSAAAAADGGGGQHTAATLQALSLISDALDTVPSASPSPSSLRAAERLLLSLPAATPLSCLLSAISSAARRRGGAPSAASAVLDLFVLDPALARHELAPAAFEALFAPRLLAVMRHFATRRASAVAAVASAAQGDEERSDETVALSAMRVLSLMSGAQAHEMRGLEREYEMVLDVNCKAYALYLKKILEAGEAPRMTPPPPPPELVFTVGQHADEYENTGYEEASTDADDGAVSSQNGVRNNPMWAEAEGDMYPRQGSVKGRREMMRPPSLYPQRVAPHLIVQQQKKQPPQVGRGSPASRLRAGYSPATASDESTEDSSSELYTGKQEKQAASPLSKPRRAQPRANDGARPSPEPSRSPMGGDAELSRHQQQQAATTPKDFVCPITSQVFDDPVTLETGQTYERRAIQEWLDRGNATCPITRQHLHGGSLPKTNYVLKRLIAGWREQSPPATPITPPTPATPAVPRTPATAKMESPAPAFKINSPSPDATGSQASAPSPTSVIVQATVESAVGELRAAVSCLCTSEELAESEKSVLRIERLWREAGAAEQAFFSALAKPAVINGFVEILFNSVSAQVLQVAVFLLAELASRDDGVVQTLTRVDTDVDCLVALFKKGLVEAVVLIFLLSPSVEQLVEMDMGEALVATIRRADEADALNMCVKPKSASVILLSQILSESGVGRESTPPVPRSSLVSERFVRSTALVLEAEQVEVRVAAMRILMRCIAEDGHCRSSIVEKLAVGAVLDAFHVVGDADKFEIVRFLSELLKLKKRSTAERVLRAIKEGSSFSMMHTLLVYLQSTTPEQSPVVAGLLLQLDLLVEPRKISMYREEAMDSLVQCLKNSDFPRSQLLAAETIMNLPGKFSSSGRPLARSALLKLARVKERYRQSQELSVVRGTDGAEDDAAGEEKAASEWERKTAYALVSHEFGLVLEALSECLESKNAELFAASLVCAAWLVHMLSFLPDTGVLGAARVCLLRQLVLVLRSAKHGSDRALAMVALRSFMNDREGMQDITTYIKDVLRTLRELKKSSGLAFEMLKLLSDGQESSIDMWNHKELNNADCSSNGEVTSIVYYKSYIFSGHSDGTLKVWEGSENILRLVQESQEHTKAITSLSILPSEEKLYSGSMDRTIRVWQFRDGLRCAEVYDTRDPVQNLAVASAMACFVPQGAGVKTLSWNGGTPKVLNPSKSVRSMALVHGKLFCGCNDGSIQEIDLASGTLGVIQPGNKRILGKSNPVYSLQVHDGLLYTGSTPLDGASVKIWNSSNYNLVGSIPSAAEVRSLVVSADLVYLGSRNGAVEIWSREKLIKIGALQAGGAGCRVQCMAVDADGDVLVVGTSDGKIQAWGLT from the exons ATGGCAGGGCCTACGCCGACGTACTCCGCCGTCGTGGCGCACGCCTCGGCGTTCCTCGCGGAGCTCATCGCCGACCCGCTCCTCCGGCGCCACCTCCTCTCCGCCGCAGCCGCCGCGGACGGCGGCGGGGGCCAGCACACTGCCGCGACGCTCCAGGCGCTGTCGCTCATATCGGATGCGCTGGACACGGTCCCttccgcctcgccgtcgccgtcgtcgctcCGGGCCGCCGAGCGGCTGCTGCTGTCCCTCCCCGCGGCCACCCCGCTCTCCTGCCTCCTCTCCGCTATCTCGTCGGCAGCGCGACGACGCGGCGGGGCGCCTTCCGCCGCGTCCGCCGTGCTCGACCTCTTCGTCCTCGACCCCGCGCTTGCGCGCCACGAGCTCGCGCCCGCGGCATTCGAGGCGCTCTTCGCGCCGCGCCTCCTCGCCGTCATGCGGCACTTCGCCACGCGCCGCGCGTCGGCCGTCGCCGCGGTGGCTTCCGCGGCGCAGGGCGACGAGGAAAGATCCGACGAGACAGTGGCGCTGTCGGCGATGAGGGTGCTGTCGCTGATGAGCGGCGCCCAGGCGCACGAGATGAGGGGCCTGGAGCGCGAGTACGAGATGGTGCTGGACGTGAACTGCAAGGCCTACGCGCTCTACCTAAAGAAGATCCTCGAAGCCGGCGAGGCGCCAAGGAtgacgccgccgcctcctcccccagAGCTTGTATTCACCGTCGGACAGCACGCCGACGAGTACGAGAACACCGGCTACGAGGAAGCCTCGACGGACGCCGACGATGGGGCCGTCAGTTCGCAGAATGGCGTACGGAATAAT CCGATGTGGGCGGAGGCGGAGGGCGACATGTACCCGCGGCAGGGCAGCGTCAAGGGTCGGAGAGAAATGATGAGGCCGCCGAGCCTGTACCCGCAGCGCGTGGCTCCGCACCTCATAGTTCAGCAGCAGAAGAAGCAGCCGCCACAGGTGGGCAGAGGAAGCCCGGCGTCCAGACTCCGGGCCGGGTACTCGCCTGCCACGGCTTCCGACGAAAGCACGGAAGATTCTTCATCCGAGCTCTACACCGGAAAACAG GAAAAGCAAGCGGCGTCCCCACTGTCGAAGCCACGCAGAGCTCAGCCACGCGCCAACGACGGCGCCcgcccctctccggagccctcgAG GTCCCCGATGGGCGGCGACGCCGAGCTGTCGCGGCATCAGCAGCAGCAGGCGGCGACGACGCCCAAGGACTTCGTGTGCCCGATCACCAGCCAGGTCTTCGACGACCCCGTCACGCTCGAGACCGGCCAGACGTACGAGCGCCGCGCCATacaggagtggctcgaccgcggcAACGCCACCTGCCCCATCACGCGCCAGCACCTCCACGGCGGCAGCCTCCCCAAGACCAACTACGTCCTCAAGCGCCTCATCGCCGGCTGGCGCGAGCAGAGCCCGCCCGCCACGCCGATCACGCCTCCCACGCCCGCCACGCCCGCGGTGCCGAGAACACCGGCGACCGCGAAGATGGAGAGCCCGGCCCCCGCGTTCAAGATCAACTCGCCGTCCCCGGACGCCACCGGCAGCCAGGCGAGCGCGCCGTCGCCGACCAGCGTCATCGTGCAGGCCACCGTGGAGAGCGCCGTCGGCGAGCTCCGCGCTGCGGTGTCCTGCCTCTGCACGTCCGAGGAGCTGGCCGAGTCGGAGAAGTCGGTGCTCAGGATCGAGCGGCTCTGGCGCGAGGCCGGCGCCGCCGAGCAGGCCTTCTTCTCCGCGCTGGCCAAGCCCGCCGTCATCAACGGCTtcgtggagatcctcttcaactccGTCAGCGCGCAGGTGCTGCAGGTGGCCGTCTTCCTCCTCGCCGAGCTCGCCTCCCGCGACGACGGCGTCGTGCAGACGCTCACGCGGGTGGACACCGACGTGGACTGCCTGGTCGCCCTGTTCAAGAAAGGGCTCGTCGAGGCCGTCGTGCTCATCTTCCTCCTGTCTCCTTCCGTGGAGCAGCTCGTCGAGATGGACATGGGCGAAGCGCTGGTGGCCACCATCCGGCGAGCCGATGAGGCAGACGCGCTCAACATGTGCGTCAAGCCCAAGTCCGCGTCTGTGATCCTCCTCAGCCAGATTCTCTCAGAGTCAGGCGTCGGCCGGGAGAGCACGCCGCCGGTGCCGAGGTCCTCTCTGGTGTCTGAGAGGTTCGTGAGGAGCACGGCGCTGGTCTTAGAGGCCGAGCAGGTGGAGGTGAGGGTGGCCGCAATGAGGATCCTGATGCGATGCATCGCGGAAGACGGCCACTGCCGGAGCAGCATCGTGGAGAAGCTGGCGGTGGGCGCCGTCCTAGACGCCTTCCACGTCGTCGGCGACGCCGACAAGTTCGAAATCGTGCGGTTCCTCTCCGAGCTTCTGAAGCTGAAAAA GCGATCGACCGCGGAACGTGTGCTTCGGGCGATCAAAGAGGGGAGCTCCTTCAGCATGATGCACACGCTCCTCGTGTATCTGCAGTCCACCACGCCGGAGCAGAGCCCCGTCGTCGCCGGGCTTCTTCTTCAGCTCGATCTCTTG GTGGAGCCGAGGAAGATAAGCATGTACCGCGAGGAGGCGATGGACAGCCTCGTGCAGTGCCTCAAGAACTCGGATTTCCCGAGGAGCCAGCTCCTGGCCGCCGAGACCATCATGAACCTCCCCGGAAAGTTCTCGTCGTCCGGGCGGCCGCTCGCCAGGTCGGCCCTGCTGAAGCTCGCAAGGGTGAAGGAGAGGTACCGGCAGTCGCAGGAGCTGAGCGTCGTTCGTGGCACCGACGGCGCCGAGGACGACGCGGCCGGGGAGGAGAAAGCGGCGTCGGAGTGGGAGAGGAAGACGGCGTACGCGCTGGTGAGCCACGAGTTCGGGCTGGTGCTGGAGGCCCTGTCCGAGTGCCTGGAAAGCAAGAACGCGGAGCTGTTCGCGGCGAGCCTCGTGTGCGCGGCATGGCTCGTCCACATGCTGTCCTTCCTCCCGGACACTGGCGTGCTCGGCGCCGCGCGGGTCTGCCTGCTCCGGCAGCTCGTGCTCGTTCTCAGGTCCGCCAAGCACGGCAGCGACCGCGCCCTCGCCATGGTCGCGCTGAGGAGCTTCATGAACGACCGCG AGGGAATGCAAGACATCACGACGTACATCAAGGACGTGCTCAGGACCCTGAGGGAGCTGAAGAAATCGTCCGGCCTCGCGTTCGAGATGCTGAAGCTGCTGTCAGATGGCCAGGAGTCCAGCATC GATATGTGGAACCACAAGGAGCTTAACAATGCCGATTGCAGCTCGAACGGCGAGGTCACGTCGATCGTTTACTACAAGAGCTACATCTTCTCCGGGCACTCTGATGGAACACTAAAG GTCTGGGAGGGAAGCGAGAACATCCTTCGCCTCGTCCAGGAGTCCCAGGAGCACACGAAAGCAATCACCAGCCTGTCAATCCTGCCTTCGGAGGAGAAGCTCTACAGCGGATCCATGGACAGAACCATCAGG GTGTGGCAGTTCCGGGACGGCCTCCGGTGCGCGGAGGTGTACGACACGCGGGACCCGGTGCAGAACCTGGCGGTGGCGAGCGCCATGGCCTGCTTCGTGCCGCAGGGCGCCGGCGTGAAGACGCTGAGCTGGAACGGCGGCACGCCCAAGGTGCTGAACCCGAGCAAGTCCGTGCGGTCCATGGCGCTGGTGCACGGCAAGCTCTTCTGCGGCTGCAACGACGGCAGCATCCAGGAGATCGACCTGGCCAGCGGGACGCTGGGCGTCATCCAGCCGGGGAACAAGAGGATCCTCGGCAAGTCCAACCCGGTCTACTCCCTGCAGGTCCACGACGGGCTGCTCTACACCGGGAGCACCCCGCTCGATGGCGCGTCGGTCAAG ATATGGAACAGCTCGAACTACAACCTGGTTGGATCGATACCGTCGGCGGCGGAGGTGCGGTCGCTGGTGGTGAGCGCGGACCTGGTGTACCTCGGCTCCAGGAACGGCGCCGTGGAGATCTGGTCCAGGGAAAAGCTCATCAAGATCGGCGCCCTTCAGGCCGGCGGCGCCGGCTGCCGCGTCCAGTGCATGGCGGTGGACGCCGACGGGGACGTCCTCGTCGTCGGAACGTCTGACGGCAAAATTCAG GCTTGGGGATTGACTTGA
- the LOC141042306 gene encoding uncharacterized protein isoform X2: MGDPAPPAWMAAAARKWLEDAGAIAEDGAGAGDGRRAFNALPLFGVRVSLAERGRAVCSLRVPAHLTDADGSWHAGAIAAAVDDVCAAAIMSVEGIIKVSVHYDISYFAPAKHHEEVEMDGRVVDRKGRMTAVTTEVRKKESGELVAIGRQWMTTSRPKGYQGSKL, encoded by the exons ATGGGCGACCCGGCGCCGCCCGCGTGGATGGCCGCCGCGGCCCGCAAGTGGCTCGAGGACGCCGGCGCCATCGCGGAggacggcgccggcgccggcgacggCCGCAGGGCTTTTAACGCGCTGCCGCTGTTCGGCGTGCGCGTGTCCCTCGCCGAGCGCGGCCGCGCCGTCTGCTCGCTCCGCGTGCCCGCCCACCTCACG GACGCGGACGGGAGCTGGCACGCGGGGGCTATCGCGGCGGCGGTGGACGACGTGTGCGCGGCGGCGATCATGTCGGTGGAGGGCATCATCAAGGTCTCCGTCCACTACGACATCTCCTACTTCGCGCCGGCCAAGCACCAT GAGGAAGTGGAGATGGACGGGCGGGTGGTCGACCGGAAAGGGAGGATGACGGCGGTGACGACGGAGGTCCGGAAGAAGGAGTCCGGCGAGCTGGTGGCGATCGGCCGGCAGTGGATGACCACCTCCAGACCAAAGGGATATCAAGGAAGCAAGCTATGA